A single window of Actinoallomurus bryophytorum DNA harbors:
- a CDS encoding LpqB family beta-propeller domain-containing protein translates to MRSLHRPVFAGALGAVLLAGCASVPSGSQVVGGRVTGHQQPIDDPYVRVIPVGPGRDWDPGTMVTAFQAASGSFDGPNGEHQVAREYLACGGCWRPGVNTVVYDSVEQSAVQRDGDRATVTDKVVQLGRIGTDGQYIADPHNFDQTYQLRQDAQKQWRITDLPQELLLSRNDVNRAFRTLNLYFFAPETPVLVPNPVFIPLVNRNWLSEQLVKQLLGGPTSWLRGAAVRTGFPSGTQLRRLDITGGVATVDLSRQARAGNLRNMSIQLMWTLRQLREVDQLKLEIDGKAIRVPGLNSTVQSSGAWSSFDPNGTSELPRSYVRTADGRLARLDTVPQPQVLLPKLRVSHPAVSYDARQVAALNTSGGTVTVTDLSDGTSRAVLKAKLKDGRFSTPSWDTRGNVWAVESNSKESRLWEIAGGTKKVSIDNWTLAPHPVKALRISRDGTRAAAIVQMGKVAEVQLGRVDRAPSGGLQAEGFIAISSEEGAIDLAWRDADHLAVVGVTPGNPSPVLYDVPVSGAAIQPLVGPGGDMKAVAAYPGAPLLVTQHVSNPQSSDNVCRLSDKYDEWKCFYRTSDPAYPG, encoded by the coding sequence ATGAGGTCCCTTCACCGGCCTGTCTTCGCCGGTGCTCTCGGGGCCGTGCTGCTGGCGGGCTGCGCGAGCGTTCCGTCCGGCAGCCAGGTGGTCGGGGGCCGCGTGACCGGCCACCAGCAGCCGATCGACGACCCGTACGTCCGTGTCATTCCGGTCGGCCCCGGCCGCGACTGGGACCCCGGGACGATGGTCACGGCGTTCCAGGCGGCCTCGGGGAGCTTCGACGGCCCGAACGGCGAGCACCAGGTCGCACGGGAGTACCTCGCGTGCGGCGGCTGCTGGCGGCCGGGCGTGAACACGGTCGTCTACGACAGCGTCGAGCAGTCGGCGGTCCAGCGCGACGGCGACCGGGCGACGGTGACCGACAAGGTCGTCCAACTGGGCCGCATCGGCACGGACGGCCAGTACATCGCCGATCCCCACAACTTCGATCAGACCTACCAGTTGCGCCAGGACGCCCAGAAACAGTGGCGGATCACCGACCTTCCGCAAGAACTCCTCCTCAGCAGGAACGACGTCAACCGCGCCTTCCGCACGCTGAACCTGTACTTCTTCGCGCCGGAAACGCCGGTCCTGGTGCCGAACCCGGTGTTCATCCCGCTCGTCAACCGCAACTGGCTGTCGGAGCAGCTCGTGAAGCAGCTGCTCGGGGGGCCGACGTCGTGGCTGCGGGGTGCCGCCGTCCGTACCGGCTTCCCGTCGGGCACCCAGCTGAGGCGGCTGGACATCACCGGTGGTGTGGCCACGGTCGACCTGAGCCGGCAGGCCCGTGCCGGCAATCTGCGCAACATGTCCATCCAGCTCATGTGGACCCTGCGCCAACTGCGCGAGGTCGACCAGCTGAAGCTGGAGATCGACGGCAAGGCGATACGCGTGCCGGGCCTGAACAGCACGGTCCAGTCTTCGGGCGCGTGGAGCAGCTTCGATCCCAACGGCACGAGCGAACTGCCGCGCAGCTACGTGCGTACGGCGGATGGGCGGCTCGCGAGGCTCGACACGGTTCCGCAGCCGCAGGTGCTGCTGCCGAAGCTGCGGGTGTCACATCCGGCGGTCTCCTACGACGCGCGCCAGGTGGCGGCCCTCAACACGTCGGGCGGCACGGTGACGGTGACGGACCTGAGCGACGGCACGTCCCGCGCGGTACTGAAAGCCAAGCTCAAGGACGGCCGGTTCAGCACGCCATCGTGGGATACGCGCGGCAATGTCTGGGCGGTCGAGTCGAACTCCAAGGAATCCAGGCTATGGGAGATCGCCGGCGGCACGAAGAAGGTGTCGATCGACAACTGGACCCTAGCGCCGCACCCGGTGAAGGCCCTGCGCATCTCCCGAGACGGCACCCGAGCCGCCGCGATCGTGCAGATGGGCAAGGTGGCAGAGGTCCAACTGGGACGCGTCGACCGAGCCCCGTCCGGCGGCCTGCAGGCGGAGGGCTTCATCGCGATCAGCTCCGAGGAGGGCGCGATCGACCTGGCGTGGCGCGACGCGGACCACCTGGCCGTCGTAGGCGTGACACCGGGCAACCCGTCGCCCGTGCTGTACGACGTGCCGGTCAGCGGCGCCGCCATCCAGCCCTTGGTGGGCCCGGGCGGAGACATGAAGGCCGTCGCGGCCTACCCGGGCGCGCCGCTCTTGGTCACGCAGCACGTCTCGAACCCTCAGTCTTCGGACAACGTCTGCCGCTTGAGCGACAAGTACGACGAGTGGAAGTGCTTCTACCGCACCTCTGACCCGGCCTATCCCGGCTGA